Proteins from one Nitrobacteraceae bacterium AZCC 2146 genomic window:
- a CDS encoding multidrug efflux pump (product_source=KO:K18902; cath_funfam=1.20.1640.10,3.30.2090.10,3.30.70.1430; cog=COG0841; ko=KO:K18902; pfam=PF00873; superfamily=82693,82714,82866; tigrfam=TIGR00915; transmembrane_helix_parts=Inside_1_11,TMhelix_12_34,Outside_35_339,TMhelix_340_362,Inside_363_368,TMhelix_369_391,Outside_392_394,TMhelix_395_417,Inside_418_439,TMhelix_440_462,Outside_463_476,TMhelix_477_499,Inside_500_546,TMhelix_547_569,Outside_570_874,TMhelix_875_897,Inside_898_901,TMhelix_902_924,Outside_925_933,TMhelix_934_956,Inside_957_976,TMhelix_977_999,Outside_1000_1013,TMhelix_1014_1036,Inside_1037_1063) has protein sequence MNFSRFFIDRPIFAGVLSTIIFLAGLLSMPVLPISEYPEVAPPTVVVRATYPGANPKVIAETVATPIEEQINGVEGMLYMSSQATTDGLMTLNVTFRLGTDPDKAQQLVQNRVSQAEPRLPQEVRTLGITTIKSAPDLTMVVHLNSPNGRYDMTYLRNYAVLNVKDRLARIEGVGQVQLFGSGDYSMRVWLDPQKVAERGLSPGDIVKEIRAQNVQAAAGQVGGSPNEPGLDLQLSINAQGRLQSEEEFGDIIVKNGTNGEVTRLRDVARIEMGAADYSLRSLLNNKSAVAVPVFQSPGSNAIQISDNVRKTMAELKQNMPDGVDYSIVYDPTQFVRASIEAVIHTLLEAVALVVLVVILFLQTWRASIIPLIAVPVSIVGTFAVMHLFGFSINALTLFGLVLAIGIVVDDAIVVVENVERNIERGLSPKEAAYQAMQEVTGPIIAIALVLVAVFVPLAFITGLTGQFYKQFALTVAISTVISAFNSLTLSPALAALLLKGHDAPKDVLTRIMDKGLGWFFKRFNRAFSWSSDAYSGGVGRVISRRGIVMVGYLALIGVTVFLFRAVPGGFVPGQDKQYLVGFAQLPDGATLDRTEDVIRKMGEIALASPGVVDAIQFPGLSINGFTNSSNSGIVFVSLKPFDERKDPSLSGAAIAKDLNIKFSKIQDAFIAMFPPPPVSGLGTIGGFKLQIEDRAGLGYEALSEATKAFVAKASAQKELVGLFTSYQINVPQLYADIDRTKARQLSVPVTSVFETMQIYLGSLYVNDFNKFGRTYSVRVQADSKFRARADDVGLLKVRSDTNEMVPLSTLLRIKENAGPERAMRYNGFLTADLNGNAAPGYSTGQAQDAITRVAAETLPKGIGFEWTELTYQEIIAGNSSFVVFPVAMLLVFLVLAAQYESLTLPLSIIMIVPMGLLAAMFGVWITRGDNNVFTQIGLIVLVGLSAKNAILIVEFARELEFGGRKPVQAAIEASRLRLRPILMTSMAFIMGVVPLVTSSGAGSEMRHAMGVAVFSGMIGVTAFGIFFTPMFYVLLRALAGNRPLTQHGASTVDPVVTPAAHH, from the coding sequence ATGAACTTTTCCAGATTCTTTATCGACCGCCCGATCTTTGCCGGCGTGTTGTCGACCATCATTTTCCTTGCCGGCCTGCTGTCGATGCCGGTGCTGCCGATTTCCGAATATCCGGAAGTGGCACCGCCCACGGTGGTGGTGCGCGCGACATATCCCGGCGCCAACCCGAAGGTCATCGCCGAAACCGTGGCGACGCCGATCGAGGAACAGATCAACGGCGTTGAGGGCATGCTCTATATGAGCAGCCAGGCGACGACTGACGGGTTGATGACGCTGAACGTCACCTTCCGTCTGGGCACCGATCCCGACAAGGCGCAGCAGCTGGTGCAGAACCGGGTGTCGCAGGCCGAGCCGCGGCTGCCACAGGAAGTTCGCACGCTGGGGATCACCACCATCAAGAGCGCGCCGGATCTCACCATGGTGGTGCATCTGAATTCGCCTAACGGCCGCTACGACATGACCTATCTGCGCAACTACGCGGTGCTCAACGTCAAGGACCGCCTTGCGCGTATCGAAGGCGTTGGCCAGGTGCAGCTGTTCGGCTCCGGCGACTATTCGATGCGCGTCTGGCTCGACCCTCAGAAGGTTGCCGAGCGCGGCCTGTCGCCGGGCGACATCGTGAAGGAAATCCGTGCCCAGAACGTCCAGGCGGCGGCCGGTCAGGTCGGTGGCTCGCCCAACGAGCCCGGCCTCGATTTGCAGCTCTCGATCAATGCCCAGGGCCGGCTGCAGAGCGAGGAAGAGTTCGGCGACATCATCGTCAAGAACGGCACCAATGGTGAGGTGACGCGGCTGCGTGACGTCGCGCGCATTGAAATGGGCGCGGCCGATTATTCGCTGCGCTCGCTGCTTAACAACAAGTCGGCGGTGGCGGTGCCGGTGTTTCAGTCGCCCGGTTCGAATGCCATCCAGATTTCCGACAACGTCCGCAAGACGATGGCGGAACTCAAGCAGAATATGCCCGATGGCGTGGACTACAGTATCGTCTATGACCCCACCCAATTCGTCCGCGCGTCGATCGAAGCCGTGATCCACACGCTGCTCGAAGCCGTGGCGCTGGTGGTGCTGGTGGTGATCCTGTTCCTGCAGACCTGGCGGGCGTCGATCATCCCGCTGATCGCAGTGCCGGTGTCGATCGTCGGCACCTTTGCGGTGATGCATCTGTTCGGCTTCTCGATCAACGCGCTGACCTTGTTCGGGCTGGTGCTGGCGATTGGCATCGTGGTCGACGACGCCATCGTGGTGGTGGAGAATGTCGAGCGCAACATCGAGCGCGGGCTGTCGCCAAAAGAGGCGGCTTACCAGGCGATGCAGGAAGTGACCGGGCCGATCATCGCCATTGCGCTGGTGCTGGTGGCGGTGTTCGTGCCGCTGGCCTTCATCACCGGATTGACCGGGCAGTTCTACAAGCAGTTCGCGCTCACCGTGGCGATCTCTACGGTGATCTCCGCGTTCAACTCGCTGACGCTGTCGCCCGCACTCGCAGCATTGCTGCTCAAGGGCCACGACGCGCCGAAGGATGTGCTGACCCGGATCATGGACAAGGGGCTGGGCTGGTTCTTCAAGCGCTTCAACCGCGCCTTCAGTTGGAGTTCGGACGCCTATAGTGGCGGCGTCGGGCGCGTGATCTCGCGGCGCGGCATCGTCATGGTCGGCTATCTCGCGCTGATCGGTGTCACCGTGTTTCTGTTCCGCGCTGTGCCGGGCGGCTTCGTGCCGGGCCAGGACAAGCAGTACCTTGTCGGCTTCGCGCAGCTACCGGATGGCGCCACGCTGGATCGCACCGAGGATGTCATCCGCAAGATGGGTGAGATTGCGCTGGCCTCGCCCGGCGTGGTGGATGCGATCCAGTTTCCCGGCCTGTCGATTAACGGATTCACCAACTCATCGAATTCCGGCATCGTGTTCGTGTCGCTGAAGCCGTTCGATGAGCGCAAGGACCCGAGCTTGAGCGGGGCTGCGATCGCCAAGGATCTGAACATCAAATTCTCCAAGATCCAGGACGCCTTCATCGCCATGTTCCCGCCGCCGCCGGTGTCGGGGCTGGGCACGATCGGCGGCTTCAAGCTGCAGATCGAGGATCGCGCCGGCCTGGGGTATGAAGCCCTGTCCGAGGCGACCAAGGCGTTCGTGGCGAAAGCCTCGGCGCAGAAGGAGCTGGTGGGCCTGTTCACCAGCTACCAGATCAACGTGCCGCAGCTCTATGCCGACATCGACCGCACCAAGGCGCGGCAGCTCAGCGTGCCCGTCACTTCGGTATTCGAGACCATGCAGATCTATCTTGGCTCGCTCTACGTGAACGACTTCAACAAGTTCGGCCGTACCTATTCGGTGCGTGTCCAGGCCGACTCGAAGTTTCGCGCCCGCGCCGATGATGTCGGCCTGCTCAAGGTCCGCTCCGACACCAACGAGATGGTGCCGCTGTCGACGTTGCTGAGGATCAAGGAGAACGCCGGGCCGGAGCGGGCGATGCGCTATAACGGCTTCCTCACCGCGGACCTCAACGGCAATGCCGCGCCGGGTTATTCCACCGGCCAGGCGCAGGACGCCATCACCCGGGTCGCCGCGGAAACGCTGCCGAAGGGCATCGGCTTTGAATGGACCGAACTGACCTATCAGGAGATCATCGCCGGCAACTCGTCCTTCGTGGTGTTTCCGGTGGCGATGCTGCTGGTGTTCCTGGTGCTCGCTGCGCAATACGAGAGCCTGACGCTGCCGCTGTCGATCATCATGATCGTGCCGATGGGGCTGCTGGCGGCGATGTTCGGCGTCTGGATCACCAGGGGGGACAACAATGTCTTCACCCAGATCGGCCTGATCGTGCTCGTGGGTCTATCCGCGAAGAACGCCATCCTGATCGTCGAGTTCGCGCGCGAACTGGAATTCGGCGGTCGCAAGCCGGTGCAGGCGGCGATCGAGGCCAGCCGGCTGCGGCTGCGGCCGATCCTGATGACGTCGATGGCCTTCATCATGGGTGTGGTGCCGCTGGTGACCTCCAGCGGCGCCGGCTCCGAGATGCGCCATGCCATGGGCGTGGCGGTGTTCTCCGGCATGATCGGCGTCACCGCCTTCGGCATCTTCTTCACGCCGATGTTCTACGTGCTGCTGCGGGCTCTCGCCGGCAACCGGCCGCTCACGCAGCACGGCGCATCGACGGTGGATCCTGTGGTGACGCCGGCCGCGCATCATTGA
- a CDS encoding hypothetical protein (product_source=Hypo-rule applied; cath_funfam=3.90.600.10; pfam=PF08670; superfamily=55785): MTIIPSPPAAALDVAFFTLLTTSYARAVGTPLVTAGQDAAWLYNDAPFAALAHNTDADPRFVYANRTAQDCFEYRWDEFVTLPSRLSAEAPNRDERQRLLDAVARNGFISDYRGQRIAKSGRRFWIDGGTVWELIDAAGQRRGQAAIFTSWTDA; this comes from the coding sequence ATGACCATTATCCCCTCACCACCCGCCGCGGCGCTCGACGTCGCCTTCTTCACGCTGCTGACGACGAGCTATGCCCGCGCCGTCGGCACGCCGCTGGTGACCGCCGGGCAGGATGCGGCGTGGCTGTACAACGACGCGCCCTTCGCCGCGCTGGCGCACAACACCGACGCCGATCCGCGCTTCGTCTATGCCAACCGGACCGCGCAGGATTGCTTTGAGTACAGGTGGGACGAGTTCGTCACGCTGCCGTCGCGGCTGTCCGCCGAAGCGCCGAACCGCGACGAACGGCAGCGGCTGCTCGACGCCGTCGCGCGCAACGGCTTCATCTCCGACTATCGCGGCCAGCGGATCGCAAAATCCGGCCGCCGCTTCTGGATCGACGGCGGCACGGTGTGGGAGCTGATCGATGCCGCCGGGCAGCGCCGCGGCCAGGCCGCGATCTTCACCTCCTGGACCGACGCCTGA
- a CDS encoding hypothetical protein (product_source=COG3814; cog=COG3814; pfam=PF04386; superfamily=101738), giving the protein MILQYQFEHLVVSDDRFDVVLWFKGLKKRVVVPFNAITHFIDPSVNFRLEFDPASPEQWCGTVH; this is encoded by the coding sequence GTGATCCTTCAATATCAGTTCGAGCATCTCGTCGTCAGCGACGACCGGTTCGACGTGGTGCTGTGGTTCAAGGGCCTGAAGAAACGCGTCGTCGTGCCGTTCAACGCGATCACGCATTTCATCGATCCCTCCGTGAATTTCAGGCTGGAGTTCGATCCCGCGTCGCCGGAACAGTGGTGTGGCACGGTGCACTGA
- a CDS encoding hypothetical protein (product_source=Hypo-rule applied; superfamily=81324; transmembrane_helix_parts=Outside_1_14,TMhelix_15_37,Inside_38_83): MIGHALHHPETGLHYAAAMGWYLKYGAIAFIIVSTILWGAENIYFMKHASARATKACAGQTSFFDGPNSYYWCLRRVEAGGQP; this comes from the coding sequence TTGATCGGCCATGCCCTTCACCATCCCGAAACCGGGTTGCATTACGCTGCCGCGATGGGCTGGTACCTGAAATACGGCGCGATCGCCTTCATCATCGTCTCCACCATCCTGTGGGGAGCCGAGAACATCTATTTCATGAAGCACGCCTCCGCGCGCGCGACCAAGGCCTGCGCCGGCCAGACCTCGTTCTTCGACGGCCCCAATTCGTATTACTGGTGCCTGCGGCGCGTCGAGGCCGGCGGCCAGCCATAG
- a CDS encoding hypothetical protein (product_source=Hypo-rule applied; transmembrane_helix_parts=Outside_1_19,TMhelix_20_42,Inside_43_48,TMhelix_49_68,Outside_69_77,TMhelix_78_95,Inside_96_109), with protein sequence MSCRGVLVADFLEPFVNESLISTCQLFLIPLTILFAAVGVANTRFVKLLVCLLGVALAALWLYRIWLWTGLSLIDRRTGLGLSGMFALCWVLTLLHQVKSSFGGGHERR encoded by the coding sequence ATGTCCTGCCGCGGAGTTCTTGTCGCAGATTTCCTGGAGCCGTTCGTGAACGAAAGCCTGATTTCCACCTGCCAGTTGTTCCTGATCCCGCTGACGATCCTGTTCGCCGCCGTCGGCGTCGCCAATACGCGCTTCGTCAAGCTCCTGGTCTGCCTGCTCGGCGTCGCGCTGGCCGCATTGTGGCTCTATCGCATCTGGCTGTGGACCGGCCTGTCGCTGATCGACCGCCGCACCGGCCTCGGTCTGTCCGGCATGTTCGCACTGTGCTGGGTGCTGACGCTGCTGCACCAGGTGAAGAGCAGCTTTGGCGGCGGGCATGAGCGGAGGTAG
- a CDS encoding AcrR family transcriptional regulator (product_source=COG1309; cath_funfam=1.10.10.60; cog=COG1309; pfam=PF00440,PF17939; superfamily=46689,48498): MARSPNMREAILSAAELLFSTRGFNAVSIRDIALEAGANPGSVTYHFKSKDGLLLEIYKRHCGPMNRRRIELLVAAKRVRDVQNRLEAIVRAYVQPAFTSSSDLAGGGARFTRLRAVMSAEGNAVVGRIIAEIFDDATNAFIEAIEQSLPYLPRSTIVWRCQFLLGALYYTLVNPERVTRLSRGEADGADMAEAIEQLVSATVASLQAPAVNDIASAEVVASHRSKPTIRPAKAVARRRKTIPAE; the protein is encoded by the coding sequence ATGGCACGAAGCCCGAATATGCGGGAGGCGATCCTCAGCGCGGCCGAGCTTTTGTTCTCGACCCGTGGATTTAATGCGGTCTCGATCCGCGACATCGCGCTGGAAGCCGGCGCCAATCCGGGCAGCGTCACCTATCACTTTAAAAGCAAGGACGGCTTGCTGCTGGAGATCTACAAGCGCCATTGCGGGCCAATGAACAGGCGCCGCATCGAGCTGCTCGTTGCGGCCAAGCGCGTGCGTGATGTCCAGAACAGGCTGGAGGCGATCGTCCGCGCATATGTGCAGCCGGCCTTCACCTCCAGCAGCGATCTGGCCGGCGGGGGCGCTCGGTTTACGCGTTTGCGCGCCGTGATGTCGGCGGAAGGCAACGCGGTGGTGGGCCGCATCATCGCCGAAATCTTCGATGACGCCACCAACGCGTTCATCGAAGCTATCGAGCAAAGCCTGCCATATCTGCCGCGCTCGACGATTGTCTGGCGATGCCAGTTCCTGCTCGGAGCGCTGTACTACACCCTCGTCAACCCGGAGCGGGTCACACGGCTGTCTCGCGGCGAAGCTGATGGCGCAGACATGGCCGAGGCCATCGAGCAGCTTGTTTCCGCCACGGTCGCCTCGTTGCAGGCGCCGGCCGTCAATGACATCGCGAGCGCTGAAGTAGTTGCTTCGCATCGGTCGAAGCCCACCATCCGCCCGGCGAAGGCTGTCGCCCGACGCCGCAAAACAATTCCGGCTGAATAG
- a CDS encoding 2-pyrone-4,6-dicarboxylate lactonase (product_source=KO:K10221; cath_funfam=3.20.20.140; cog=COG3618; ko=KO:K10221; pfam=PF04909; superfamily=51556), with translation MQRRDFIAAAVGLGATGVFGPSRNARAEEPAAPVRQIPSIPGPDSDTKTPVFKAPAGSVDTHCHIFGPAAEYPFSATRPYTPPDAPLPMFRALHEKIGVERAVIVNATLHGLDNRVVTDAIARSNGKYRGIANINGATSDADIMALDKAGIRGCRFAFLKRLGGVGDMAAFRRLVERAAAIGWHVDIYLEAGTVREFAPILRSLPATYVIDHMGTIDAARGLDDPEFKALLDLQTSDEKCWVKITGLERASVAGPPFHDAVPFAKRQIDNAPDRVLWGTDWPHPNVKIMPNDGSLVDLIPLYAPDPAVQHKLLVTNPERLFRFADSK, from the coding sequence ATGCAGAGACGTGATTTTATTGCTGCCGCTGTCGGTCTGGGCGCAACAGGGGTTTTCGGTCCCTCGCGGAACGCGCGAGCGGAGGAGCCGGCCGCGCCAGTGCGGCAGATACCTTCGATTCCGGGGCCCGATTCAGATACCAAAACGCCCGTTTTCAAAGCCCCGGCCGGTTCCGTCGACACGCATTGTCACATCTTCGGTCCCGCCGCCGAATATCCATTCTCGGCAACACGACCGTACACGCCGCCAGATGCGCCGCTGCCGATGTTTCGGGCCTTGCATGAAAAGATCGGCGTTGAACGGGCGGTGATCGTCAACGCGACCTTGCACGGTCTTGACAACCGCGTCGTGACCGACGCGATCGCTCGGAGTAACGGGAAGTATCGCGGCATCGCCAACATCAATGGCGCGACGTCGGATGCAGATATCATGGCGCTGGACAAGGCCGGCATTCGCGGCTGCCGCTTTGCATTTCTCAAGCGGCTGGGCGGCGTTGGCGACATGGCTGCGTTCCGGCGGCTCGTGGAAAGAGCCGCCGCCATCGGCTGGCATGTCGACATCTATCTCGAAGCCGGGACTGTTCGGGAATTCGCTCCGATCCTGAGGTCGCTACCGGCCACCTATGTCATCGACCATATGGGTACGATCGACGCCGCCAGAGGTCTCGACGATCCGGAGTTCAAAGCGCTGCTCGATTTGCAAACGAGCGACGAAAAGTGCTGGGTCAAGATCACGGGGCTTGAGCGTGCCTCGGTCGCCGGTCCTCCGTTTCATGATGCGGTACCGTTCGCAAAACGCCAGATCGACAACGCGCCAGATCGCGTGCTGTGGGGAACGGACTGGCCTCACCCCAATGTGAAGATCATGCCGAACGATGGCAGCCTCGTCGATCTTATTCCGCTCTACGCTCCGGATCCGGCGGTGCAGCACAAACTGCTCGTGACAAATCCCGAGCGGTTGTTTCGCTTCGCGGATTCGAAGTGA
- a CDS encoding 2-methylcitrate dehydratase PrpD (product_source=COG2079; cath_funfam=1.10.4100.10,3.30.1330.120; cleavage_site_network=SignalP-noTM; cog=COG2079; pfam=PF03972,PF19305; superfamily=103378), translated as MSFTNRRSILRAVATLPVFAGMISRTASAQAPSAEAQKPAAGSVAVPPHVTSILAHYIVTARYDDLPANVRREGVRTLLNWVGVAIGGSHHQTVDIAASALAPFSGPAKASLFGRGERFDVMNAAFINGVSSHIFDYDDTHLKTIIHPAGPVASAILALSEMQPVSGKDFLNALVLGIETECRIGNAVYPNHYDVGWHITGTAGVFGAAAAAGKLLGLNEQQMIWALGLAASQPVGLRESFGSMNKSFNPGRAASNGIFAAILASKNYTSSDGMIEAKRGWANTISTKQDYKEITEGLGQRYEAALNTYKPFACGIVLHPAIDAAIQLKNEYQISADKVKRIELKVHPLVLELTGKKTPQEGLEGKFSVYHAVAVALIEGAGGEKQFSDRAVRDPAVIDLRVKVIPVIDPAIKPEQVEMSVELNDGRVLRKRIEHAIGSLEKPMSDADLERKFVDLAEGVLPRQQTAKVMDLCWKVEGIADAGEIARMGARSSA; from the coding sequence ATGTCGTTCACTAACCGCAGGTCGATTTTGCGCGCTGTCGCAACGCTTCCTGTTTTTGCAGGCATGATATCCAGGACAGCCTCGGCTCAGGCGCCCTCGGCGGAGGCTCAAAAGCCTGCCGCCGGTTCGGTGGCCGTGCCGCCGCATGTGACAAGTATCCTCGCCCATTACATCGTCACCGCCAGATATGACGACCTGCCGGCGAACGTTCGCAGGGAAGGCGTGCGGACCCTGTTGAACTGGGTGGGCGTCGCGATCGGCGGTTCGCATCATCAGACCGTCGACATTGCGGCCTCGGCGCTCGCACCTTTCTCGGGTCCGGCCAAAGCATCGCTGTTCGGCCGCGGCGAGCGTTTCGATGTGATGAATGCCGCTTTCATCAACGGCGTATCGAGCCACATCTTCGATTACGACGATACCCATCTGAAAACCATCATCCATCCGGCCGGCCCGGTCGCGTCGGCGATCCTGGCGCTGTCGGAAATGCAGCCGGTGTCGGGCAAGGATTTTCTCAACGCCCTGGTGCTGGGTATCGAAACCGAGTGCCGGATCGGCAACGCGGTCTATCCCAACCACTATGACGTCGGCTGGCATATCACCGGCACCGCCGGCGTGTTCGGCGCGGCTGCGGCCGCAGGCAAGCTGCTCGGCCTCAACGAGCAGCAGATGATCTGGGCGCTCGGGCTGGCGGCGTCGCAGCCGGTCGGCTTGCGGGAATCGTTCGGCTCGATGAACAAGAGCTTCAATCCGGGGCGGGCGGCCAGCAACGGCATTTTCGCCGCCATACTCGCCTCGAAGAACTACACCAGCTCCGACGGAATGATCGAGGCCAAGCGCGGCTGGGCCAATACCATCAGCACCAAGCAGGACTACAAGGAAATCACCGAGGGCCTCGGACAGCGCTACGAGGCCGCGCTCAATACCTACAAGCCGTTTGCCTGCGGCATCGTCCTGCATCCCGCCATCGACGCGGCCATTCAGCTCAAGAACGAGTACCAGATCTCGGCTGACAAGGTGAAACGGATCGAGCTGAAGGTGCATCCGCTGGTGCTCGAATTGACCGGCAAGAAGACTCCGCAGGAAGGACTCGAGGGCAAGTTCAGTGTCTATCATGCGGTCGCCGTGGCGCTGATCGAGGGCGCTGGCGGCGAGAAGCAGTTCAGCGACCGCGCCGTGCGCGATCCGGCCGTGATCGATCTGCGTGTCAAGGTGATCCCGGTGATCGATCCGGCGATCAAGCCGGAGCAGGTCGAGATGTCGGTCGAACTGAACGACGGCCGCGTGCTTCGAAAGCGGATCGAACACGCGATCGGAAGCCTGGAGAAGCCGATGAGCGACGCCGACCTCGAGCGCAAGTTCGTTGATCTTGCCGAAGGAGTTCTGCCGCGGCAGCAGACGGCGAAGGTCATGGATCTGTGCTGGAAAGTCGAAGGTATTGCCGACGCCGGTGAGATCGCCAGGATGGGAGCCAGGTCGAGCGCCTGA
- a CDS encoding 2-methylcitrate dehydratase PrpD (product_source=COG2079; cath_funfam=3.30.1330.120; cleavage_site_network=SignalP-noTM; cog=COG2079; pfam=PF03972,PF19305; superfamily=103378), with the protein MSQGQKPSRRRVLQSAGAMAALAASPIRIAAAADADITGRLARYMVSARERALPQNVMVECKHRILDTFGAMVSGSRMHPGEMALKYVRGLGGVEEASVIGSSFRTTTVNAALANAMCAHADETDDFEPVTKAHPGSAVVPAALAIAEKEGRSGEEFMRAVALGYDLTCRLLMALGPDLVRGTHRSAEGTSSTFGALGAAASLARLDEKGMRFAISYSAQQVSGLWSWVKDEDHVEKAFDFAGMGARNGVTAVTMVQAGLTGVFDVLDGTHNLFIALSTNPKPEAMLEGLGSRFYVTETAIKTFSVGYPIQSPLDAILTLRKQFGLTPDNVRSILVKLPTDATGIVGTSAMPDVNCPHLVALALVKGAVSFVDSHDQALMRDPKILEQRAKVTVTGDAALMDPAAPRGAIVEVTLMDGRKVDHFTKFPPGTKENPLTTEAVSTKTRDLMAPVLGSDKTEKLIELINNLETVKDIGQLRPLMTA; encoded by the coding sequence ATGTCCCAGGGACAAAAGCCGTCACGTCGTCGCGTGCTTCAATCCGCCGGTGCCATGGCGGCGCTGGCGGCTTCCCCGATCCGTATAGCCGCGGCTGCAGACGCCGACATCACGGGACGGCTGGCGCGCTACATGGTCTCTGCGCGGGAGCGCGCGCTGCCGCAGAACGTGATGGTCGAATGCAAGCACCGCATTCTCGACACCTTCGGTGCGATGGTGTCCGGCTCACGCATGCACCCGGGCGAGATGGCTTTGAAATATGTTCGGGGCCTCGGCGGCGTCGAAGAGGCCTCGGTGATCGGGTCCAGCTTCCGCACGACGACGGTCAACGCCGCGCTCGCCAACGCGATGTGCGCGCATGCCGACGAAACGGACGATTTCGAGCCGGTCACCAAGGCGCATCCCGGTAGCGCGGTGGTTCCTGCCGCACTGGCCATTGCCGAAAAGGAAGGCCGTTCCGGCGAGGAATTCATGCGGGCGGTGGCGCTCGGATATGATCTCACCTGCCGCTTGCTGATGGCGCTGGGCCCCGATCTGGTGCGTGGCACCCATCGGAGCGCCGAGGGCACGAGCTCTACCTTCGGAGCGCTTGGGGCGGCTGCGTCTCTGGCGCGGCTGGATGAGAAGGGCATGCGTTTCGCCATCTCATATTCGGCGCAGCAGGTATCCGGCCTGTGGAGCTGGGTGAAGGATGAAGACCACGTCGAGAAGGCGTTCGACTTCGCCGGAATGGGTGCGCGCAACGGCGTTACAGCCGTCACCATGGTGCAGGCAGGGCTGACCGGCGTCTTCGATGTCCTCGACGGCACACACAACCTCTTCATCGCGCTGTCGACCAATCCGAAGCCGGAAGCGATGCTCGAGGGACTCGGTAGTCGGTTCTACGTCACCGAGACCGCGATCAAAACATTCTCGGTCGGGTATCCGATCCAGTCACCGTTGGACGCTATTCTGACCTTGCGCAAGCAATTCGGGCTCACGCCAGACAACGTTCGAAGCATTCTCGTCAAACTCCCGACCGATGCGACGGGGATTGTCGGCACAAGCGCGATGCCGGATGTGAACTGCCCGCATCTCGTCGCGCTCGCACTCGTCAAGGGGGCGGTCTCCTTCGTCGACAGTCACGACCAGGCTCTTATGCGTGACCCCAAGATCCTTGAGCAGCGGGCGAAGGTAACGGTGACAGGCGACGCTGCCTTGATGGACCCGGCCGCGCCGCGCGGAGCCATCGTCGAAGTGACTCTTATGGATGGACGGAAGGTCGATCATTTCACCAAGTTCCCGCCCGGCACCAAAGAGAACCCGCTGACCACCGAGGCCGTGAGCACCAAGACACGGGATCTGATGGCGCCGGTTCTTGGATCCGACAAGACTGAAAAGCTGATCGAACTGATCAACAATCTTGAGACCGTAAAGGATATTGGCCAGCTCCGGCCGCTCATGACGGCATAG